Proteins found in one Perca fluviatilis chromosome 9, GENO_Pfluv_1.0, whole genome shotgun sequence genomic segment:
- the LOC120566212 gene encoding interferon regulatory factor 4-like yields the protein MNAEVDYGGSGSSGNGKLRQWLIEQVDSGKYPGLVWENDEKNIFRIPWKHAGKQDYNRDEDAALFKAWALFKGKFREGIDKADPPTWKTRLRCALNKSNDFEELVERSQLDISDPYKVYRVIPEGAKKRPRQDDSPLSPMSYQVHSPYPALQTQMPQYVPTPECGWRDYCQEQAALPELPYTQCPCPPRSLPWQGPSMENGYQLRASIYSYGPADSQPSPFSLDASIRSAEALSDFRLHVSVYFRENHVREVTTSSLEGCHITPEEKHYLPPGGPEVIPLPVDSLSAHRMAEECPPSPPSSLERGVLLWMGQDGLYARRLCQSRVYWQGGLPQYGDKLNKLEREVTCKLLHTQDYLTEIQSCGLHGRPLPRFQVVLHFGDECLDPQRQRRTLTVQVEPLFAKQLQYYAQQMGSHYYRSYEHPGVTEHINTSEDYQRTITHHHSSSLQE from the exons ATGAACGCAGAGGTGGATTACGGAGGCTCCGGGAGCAGCGGGAACGGAAAGCTGCGCCAGTGGCTCATCGAGCAGGTGGACTCCGGCAAATACCCCGGGCTGGTGTGGGAGAACGACGAGAAGAACATCTTCAGGATACCGTGGAAACACGCCGGGAAACAGGACTACAACCGCGATGAGGATGCCGCGCTTTTCAAG GCCTGGGCGCTGTTTAAAGGCAAGTTTCGGGAGGGGATCGACAAGGCGGACCCGCCGACCTGGAAGACTCGCCTCCGCTGCGCCCTCAACAAGAGCAATGACTTCGAGGAGCTGGTGGAGAGGAGCCAACTGGACATCTCAGACCCGTACAAAGTGTACCGCGTCATCCCTGAGGGCGCCAAGAAAA GACCCCGACAGGACGACAGTCCTCTGAGTCCAATGAGCTATCAGGTGCACTCCCCCTATCCTGCACTGCAGACTCAG atGCCACAGTACGTGCCCACACCAGAGTGTGGCTGGAGAGATTACTGTCAGGAACAGGCCGCCCTGCCTGAGCTGCCCTACACTCAGTGTCCCTGTCCCCCCCGCAGCCTGCCATGGCAGGGCCCGTCCATGGAGAATG GATACCAGCTCAGAGCCTCGATTTACTCGTACGGTCCTGCTGACAGCCAGCCCTCGCCTTTCTCGCTGGACGCCAGCATCAGATCAGCGGAGGCGCTCTCAG ACTTCCgcctgcatgtgtctgtgtatttccGAGAAAATCATGTGAGGGAGGTGACCACCTCCAGTCTGGAGGGCTGCCACATCACCCCAGAAGAGAAGCACTACCTGCCGCCCGGAGGTCCCGAGGTGATCCCCCTGCCTGTGGACAGTCTCTCGGCCCACAGGATGGCAGAGGAGTGTCCCCCGAGTCCCCCGTCCAGCCTGGAGAGGGGAGTGTTACTGTGGATGGGCCAAGACGGACTGTACGCTCGGCGGCTGTGTCAGAGCCGAGTGTACTGGCAGGGAGGACTGCCCCAGTACGGGGACAAGCTCAACAAACTGGAGAGGGAGGTCACCTGTAAACTCCTCCACACACAGGACTACCTGACAG AGATCCAGAGCTGTGGGCTCCACGGTCGGCCGCTGCCTCGCTTCCAGGTCGTGCTTCATTTTGGAGACGAGTGCCTGGACCCGCAGAGACAGAGACGGACCCTCACAGTCCAG GTGGAGCCGCTGTTTGCCAAGCAGCTCCAGTACTACGCCCAACAGATGGGCAGCCACTACTACCGTAGCTACGAGCACCCGGGGGTCACGGAGCACATAAACACCTCTGAGGACTACCAGAGGACCATCACACACCACCACAGCAGCAGCCTGCAGGAGTGA